In Haloarchaeobius litoreus, the following are encoded in one genomic region:
- a CDS encoding succinylglutamate desuccinylase/aspartoacylase family protein produces MSDGGPRSFRFDAEVSPGEKRHVKHEVGETYLGDPVEIPVTVINGTRDGPRVFFSAAIHGDELNGVKVVQEVADRYEPADVHGTLVCLHVLNVPGFLAQQRYIPIYDQDLNRSFPGKSHSNTAERMASAIYRTFVSQCDLGVDFHTSTRNRTTMYHVRADMGNEEVSRLAHAFGANVVLSGESEPGMLRSVATADDTPTITVEMGKAHRFQRPLIDRALEGVESVLAEYGVRPGQPVTWPGWRKVIDSAKEKTWLRADSGGLVDMEWGPYPLVHEGDTICTVSDHFRTEERVVTAPFTGLIVGILENPLAQPGHPLCHLVRIDEDTTRAVENEIERGDAGGYRADGLRWAGNGEAE; encoded by the coding sequence ATGTCCGACGGTGGTCCACGATCGTTCCGGTTCGACGCCGAGGTCTCGCCCGGCGAGAAGCGCCACGTCAAACACGAGGTCGGCGAGACGTACCTCGGTGACCCGGTCGAGATACCCGTCACCGTCATCAACGGCACTCGCGACGGTCCGCGGGTGTTCTTCTCGGCGGCCATCCACGGCGACGAGCTCAACGGCGTGAAGGTCGTCCAGGAGGTCGCCGACCGGTACGAGCCCGCCGACGTCCACGGGACGCTGGTCTGTCTGCACGTGCTGAACGTCCCCGGGTTCCTCGCCCAGCAACGCTACATCCCCATCTACGACCAGGACCTCAACCGGTCGTTCCCGGGCAAGAGCCACTCGAACACTGCAGAACGGATGGCCAGCGCCATCTACCGGACGTTCGTCTCGCAGTGCGACCTCGGCGTCGACTTCCACACCTCCACGCGCAACCGGACGACGATGTACCACGTCCGCGCCGACATGGGCAACGAGGAGGTGTCCAGACTCGCCCACGCCTTCGGCGCGAACGTCGTGCTCTCCGGCGAGTCCGAGCCGGGGATGCTCCGCAGCGTCGCCACCGCGGACGACACCCCCACGATCACCGTCGAGATGGGGAAGGCCCACCGCTTCCAGCGCCCGCTCATCGACCGCGCGCTGGAGGGCGTCGAGAGCGTTCTCGCCGAGTACGGCGTCCGCCCCGGACAGCCCGTCACCTGGCCGGGGTGGCGGAAGGTCATCGACTCCGCGAAGGAGAAGACGTGGCTGCGGGCGGACTCGGGCGGCCTCGTCGACATGGAGTGGGGCCCGTACCCGCTCGTCCACGAGGGCGACACCATCTGCACCGTCTCGGACCACTTTCGAACCGAGGAACGCGTCGTCACGGCCCCGTTCACGGGCCTCATCGTCGGTATCCTCGAGAACCCGCTCGCCCAGCCGGGACACCCGCTCTGTCATCTGGTGCGTATCGACGAGGACACGACGCGGGCGGTCGAGAACGAGATAGAGCGCGGTGACGCCGGCGGCTACCGGGCGGATGGGTTGCGGTGGGCGGGGAACGGCGAGGCCGAGTGA
- a CDS encoding plastocyanin/azurin family copper-binding protein — translation MDSTRLSRRTLLGIGASTLPVALAGCMGGGGDGGEDRPENTIWVGPDNQLIFDPDSLTVSTGTEVTWEWKSNTHNIVVQSQPDGASWEGTEGGESNTFDTGYVYSYTFETPGTYEYDCAPHRQQGMVGEIVVEE, via the coding sequence ATGGACTCCACCCGACTGTCTCGACGGACACTGCTCGGTATCGGTGCATCGACCCTCCCGGTCGCTCTCGCGGGCTGCATGGGCGGTGGCGGCGATGGCGGCGAGGACCGCCCCGAGAACACCATCTGGGTCGGTCCGGACAACCAGTTGATCTTCGACCCGGACAGTCTCACCGTCTCGACGGGGACCGAGGTCACCTGGGAGTGGAAGAGCAACACCCACAACATCGTCGTCCAGAGCCAGCCCGACGGTGCCAGCTGGGAGGGTACCGAAGGGGGCGAGAGCAACACCTTCGACACCGGCTACGTCTACAGCTACACCTTCGAGACCCCCGGCACCTACGAGTACGACTGTGCACCCCACCGCCAGCAGGGGATGGTCGGCGAGATAGTCGTCGAGGAGTGA
- a CDS encoding mechanosensitive ion channel family protein, translating into MFAGMSEFLAGVPPAERTVLVLGISLVSAVLLEVVVLRLARRFVKGTESEIDNIVVEELRLPLVVTAGLVGVFVLTQPDFGGADVIYQDQLGTFFGQPSASVIVLVWARALNNVVNRVVESVQKTGRFDFAPVFSNVWTLVVLVGAAFFLLTIWNIEITPLLGAAGVAGIAIGFAAKDTVANFFGGLALYFDDTYKIGDYVVLDTGDAGTVVRVGIRSTTLLTRDEVMVTVPNSVLNSARIINESAPQRRKRIRIPLTVGYGTDLDEFEEVVLAVSVDESLVQDSPKPRMRFRQFGDSGLEYELLCWVSSPSREQKARHRLNRTIYRRLLDEDIEMPFPKRDVTLTLSDAERDAIADVDGLATAESDDD; encoded by the coding sequence ATGTTCGCAGGTATGTCGGAGTTTCTGGCCGGGGTTCCGCCGGCCGAGCGGACGGTGCTCGTGCTGGGAATCTCGCTCGTCTCGGCGGTGTTGCTGGAGGTGGTGGTGCTTCGGCTGGCGCGGCGGTTCGTCAAGGGCACGGAGAGCGAGATAGACAACATCGTCGTCGAGGAGTTGCGGCTCCCGCTCGTGGTAACGGCGGGACTCGTCGGCGTGTTCGTGCTTACCCAACCGGACTTCGGCGGGGCGGACGTCATCTACCAGGACCAGCTCGGGACGTTCTTCGGCCAGCCCTCGGCGTCGGTCATCGTGCTCGTCTGGGCGCGGGCGCTGAACAACGTCGTAAACCGGGTCGTCGAGAGCGTCCAGAAGACCGGCCGGTTCGACTTCGCACCCGTCTTCTCGAACGTCTGGACGCTCGTCGTGCTCGTCGGCGCGGCGTTCTTCCTGCTCACCATCTGGAACATCGAGATCACGCCGCTGCTCGGCGCGGCTGGCGTCGCCGGCATCGCCATCGGGTTCGCCGCGAAGGACACCGTCGCGAACTTCTTCGGCGGCCTCGCGCTCTACTTCGACGACACGTACAAGATCGGCGACTACGTCGTGCTCGACACCGGCGACGCCGGCACCGTCGTCCGGGTCGGCATCCGGTCGACCACGCTGCTCACCCGGGACGAGGTGATGGTGACGGTCCCGAACTCGGTGCTGAACTCCGCGCGCATCATCAACGAGTCCGCACCGCAACGCCGGAAGCGCATCCGCATCCCGCTCACCGTCGGGTACGGAACCGACCTCGACGAGTTCGAGGAGGTCGTCCTCGCGGTCAGCGTGGACGAGTCGCTCGTGCAGGACTCGCCGAAGCCCCGGATGCGCTTCCGGCAGTTCGGCGACTCCGGGCTGGAGTACGAGCTGCTCTGCTGGGTGTCGAGCCCGAGCCGCGAGCAGAAGGCCCGTCACAGGCTCAATCGGACCATCTACCGCCGGCTGCTCGACGAGGACATCGAGATGCCGTTCCCGAAGCGCGACGTGACGCTCACGCTCTCGGACGCCGAACGGGACGCCATCGCCGACGTGGACGGCCTCGCGACCGCCGAGTCGGACGACGACTGA
- a CDS encoding metal-dependent hydrolase: MYRTGHYGVSLLLYAPVGFALLLAGYPAVALLGGAAMLVLAPLPDYDQRVPFVEHRGPTHSLAFALLVGVVLGGAGYAAAPSLGLDPQVVGVAGVAIGCYGIVAHLAGDVLTPAGIEPFWPVSAENYSLSATRADSTVANVLLLVLGTLVTVVAAVVGGRVG, encoded by the coding sequence ATGTACCGGACCGGACACTATGGCGTCTCGCTGCTGCTCTATGCACCCGTCGGGTTCGCGCTGTTGCTCGCCGGCTACCCGGCCGTCGCACTGCTGGGGGGCGCGGCGATGCTCGTGCTCGCACCGCTGCCGGACTACGACCAGCGCGTCCCGTTCGTCGAGCACCGCGGACCGACACACAGCCTCGCCTTCGCGCTGCTCGTCGGGGTGGTCCTCGGTGGAGCCGGCTACGCGGCGGCCCCCTCGCTCGGGCTGGACCCGCAGGTCGTCGGGGTCGCGGGCGTCGCGATCGGCTGCTACGGCATCGTCGCGCACCTCGCCGGCGACGTGCTGACGCCCGCCGGCATCGAGCCGTTCTGGCCGGTCTCCGCGGAGAACTACTCGCTCTCCGCGACCCGGGCAGACAGCACGGTCGCGAACGTCCTGTTGCTGGTCCTCGGCACGCTCGTCACGGTCGTTGCGGCAGTCGTCGGCGGCCGCGTCGGCTGA
- a CDS encoding acyl-CoA dehydrogenase family protein, with product MDPIDYGRFEAGRHVNYFDLDRTFRREVARVFDDDEHAWAEPRLREFGEVVGHTVADNADAVDDHGPELHTYDAHGNVQNEVEYHPKQYENERIAYGAGIVSDAFEAPPGRDEPMPLTHHLAMEYLLSYADPGFTCPVSMTGGVALVLDKYGEGYLLESYYERLVARDGDDNVEGAMFLTEEQGGSDVGANETVAEHVAGREYELTGEKWFCSNIDAEGTLALARTPDAPDGTKGLSLFLVPHTKGDAGETEELNDQLYRRLKDKLGTISVPTGEVELDGATGYLVGEEERGFKYMTDMLNLERLSNATASIAIMGRCLLEAKVQAATREAFGSPIQEYPLMKRDLVDMAVDHEAATAYTFDAGRVLAEREAGDDEAYRLMRALVPVAKYRTARMAVDTASYAMEILGGNGYVNDFVTHRLLRDAQVLPIWEGTSNILSLDLLRALDAEDAHEPLLAEIRANLDAVEHPALAETVRGIEDANADMGAAMATLATEDGEYAQLQAKELADLVFDVYTGALLCREAQAEIDDADDGRTALVAERFVDRRLRESGGDRGIADGDRFALEHFDSVVRFESTDPESLVDAAPADD from the coding sequence ATGGACCCCATCGACTACGGCCGGTTCGAGGCCGGCCGACACGTGAACTACTTCGACCTCGACCGGACGTTCCGCCGGGAGGTCGCCCGCGTGTTCGACGACGACGAGCACGCCTGGGCCGAGCCACGACTCCGCGAGTTCGGCGAAGTCGTCGGCCACACAGTCGCGGACAACGCCGACGCGGTCGACGACCACGGCCCCGAACTCCACACCTACGACGCCCACGGGAACGTACAGAACGAGGTGGAGTACCACCCGAAGCAGTACGAGAACGAGCGCATCGCCTACGGTGCGGGCATCGTCTCGGACGCCTTCGAGGCCCCGCCGGGCCGGGACGAGCCGATGCCGCTGACACACCACCTCGCGATGGAGTACCTGCTCTCCTACGCCGACCCCGGCTTCACCTGTCCGGTGTCGATGACCGGCGGGGTCGCGCTCGTGCTGGACAAGTACGGCGAGGGCTACCTGCTGGAGTCGTACTACGAGCGCCTCGTCGCCCGGGATGGAGACGACAACGTCGAGGGCGCGATGTTCCTCACCGAGGAGCAGGGCGGCAGCGACGTCGGCGCGAACGAGACCGTCGCCGAGCACGTCGCGGGCCGCGAGTACGAGCTCACCGGCGAGAAGTGGTTCTGCTCGAACATCGACGCCGAGGGGACGCTCGCGCTCGCCCGCACACCCGACGCGCCCGACGGCACGAAGGGGCTCTCGCTCTTCCTCGTGCCGCACACGAAGGGCGACGCAGGCGAGACCGAGGAGCTGAACGACCAGCTGTACCGCCGGCTGAAGGACAAACTGGGGACCATCTCGGTCCCGACGGGCGAGGTCGAACTCGACGGCGCGACGGGCTACCTCGTCGGCGAGGAGGAGCGCGGGTTCAAGTACATGACCGACATGCTGAACCTCGAACGGCTGTCGAACGCGACGGCCTCCATCGCCATCATGGGTCGCTGCCTGCTGGAGGCGAAGGTGCAGGCCGCCACCCGCGAGGCGTTCGGCTCGCCCATCCAGGAGTACCCGCTGATGAAACGGGACCTCGTCGACATGGCCGTCGACCACGAGGCAGCGACGGCGTACACGTTCGACGCGGGTCGGGTCCTGGCCGAGCGCGAGGCCGGCGACGACGAGGCGTACCGGCTGATGCGCGCCCTCGTCCCGGTCGCGAAGTACCGGACCGCCCGGATGGCCGTCGATACGGCCTCCTACGCGATGGAGATACTCGGCGGCAACGGCTACGTGAACGACTTCGTCACCCACCGACTGCTCCGGGACGCACAGGTGCTCCCCATCTGGGAGGGCACGTCGAACATCCTCTCGCTGGACCTGCTCCGCGCGCTCGACGCCGAGGACGCCCACGAGCCCCTGCTCGCCGAGATTCGGGCGAACCTCGACGCCGTCGAGCATCCCGCGCTGGCGGAGACAGTCCGGGGTATCGAGGACGCGAACGCCGATATGGGGGCGGCGATGGCGACGCTCGCGACCGAGGACGGCGAGTACGCCCAGCTGCAGGCGAAGGAGCTGGCCGACCTCGTCTTCGACGTGTACACCGGCGCACTGCTCTGTCGGGAGGCGCAGGCGGAGATCGACGACGCGGACGACGGGCGGACCGCGCTCGTCGCCGAACGGTTCGTCGACAGGCGGCTCCGCGAGTCGGGCGGCGACCGCGGCATCGCCGACGGCGACCGCTTCGCGCTGGAGCACTTCGACTCGGTCGTCCGGTTCGAATCGACTGACCCCGAGAGCCTCGTCGACGCCGCACCCGCAGACGACTGA
- a CDS encoding cold-shock protein, which yields MANGKVDFFNDTGGYGFIETEDADEDVFFHMEDVGGPDLEEGQEIEFDIEDAPKGPRAKNVVRS from the coding sequence ATGGCAAACGGCAAGGTTGACTTCTTCAACGACACAGGCGGCTACGGTTTCATCGAGACTGAGGACGCGGACGAGGACGTTTTCTTCCACATGGAGGACGTTGGCGGACCGGACCTCGAGGAGGGACAGGAGATCGAATTCGACATCGAAGACGCGCCGAAGGGCCCCCGGGCCAAGAACGTCGTCCGCTCGTAA
- a CDS encoding class I SAM-dependent methyltransferase: MQRDDDEDARASRAVVRQGYDELADTYASERGDQGNETLLDRLRADAPPGPFLDAGCGDGRGVLDVLASERSVAGLDLSQEQARRANDVAPGRVVQGDMTALPYDADTFAGVTAFYSIIHVPAAETPDVYEEFARVLRPGGVALVTTGTEDWTGRNDDWLAGGAPMEWEILGREASTRHLEAADFEVFDAVGVIDTLGDDRERGESQLVDAESDDAEKLFLFARLDR; this comes from the coding sequence GTGCAACGCGACGACGACGAGGACGCACGCGCCAGCCGAGCGGTCGTCAGGCAGGGCTACGACGAACTCGCGGACACCTACGCCAGCGAGCGCGGCGATCAGGGGAACGAGACGCTCCTCGACCGCCTGCGCGCCGACGCGCCACCGGGGCCGTTCCTGGACGCCGGATGCGGCGACGGTCGGGGGGTGCTGGACGTGCTGGCGAGCGAGCGGTCCGTCGCCGGGCTGGACCTGTCGCAGGAGCAGGCGCGACGCGCGAACGACGTCGCTCCGGGCCGAGTCGTCCAGGGCGACATGACGGCCCTCCCCTACGACGCGGACACCTTCGCCGGCGTCACGGCGTTCTACTCGATCATCCACGTCCCGGCGGCGGAGACTCCCGACGTGTACGAGGAGTTCGCCCGGGTGCTTCGCCCGGGTGGTGTCGCACTGGTCACCACGGGGACTGAGGACTGGACCGGTCGGAACGACGATTGGCTCGCCGGCGGTGCACCGATGGAGTGGGAGATACTCGGGCGCGAGGCCAGCACCCGGCATCTCGAAGCGGCCGACTTCGAGGTGTTCGACGCCGTCGGCGTCATCGACACGCTCGGCGACGACAGGGAGCGTGGCGAGAGTCAGCTGGTCGACGCGGAGTCGGATGACGCCGAGAAGCTGTTCCTGTTCGCACGTCTCGACCGCTGA
- the rbcL gene encoding type III ribulose-bisphosphate carboxylase: MTGIEYDDFLDLDYEPTDTDLVCEFTIAPATDMTMEAAASRVASESSNGTWAALHVDEAELTDLSAVACDIRENAGPGGNITVAYPADLFEDGSMAQILSCIAGNIMGMKAVDSIRLEDCKWPETLVDGFPGPQFGSAVAHEKLDAGDRPVLATVPKPKVGLSTDAHVDIAEQAWRGGVDLLKDDENLTDQYFNPFEDRVERSLSVARELTEETGERKDYLVNITAETDEMVRRAEFVADQGGGFIMVDVVTAGWSAVQTVREVAEKHDLAIHAHRAMHAAFDRMDHHGVSMRTLAQVARLCGVDHIHTGTAGLGKLENEDTPGINAWLKSDLYGMTDVLPVASGGLHPGVVDALIDALGTDIAIQAGGGIHGHPDGTEAGARALRQSVEASMQGVSLADYAADGNPELATALDKWGAETPR; this comes from the coding sequence ATGACTGGAATCGAGTACGACGACTTCCTCGACCTCGACTACGAACCGACCGACACCGACCTCGTCTGCGAGTTCACCATCGCGCCTGCCACCGATATGACGATGGAGGCCGCCGCCTCGCGGGTCGCCTCCGAGTCCTCCAACGGCACGTGGGCCGCCCTCCACGTCGACGAGGCCGAACTCACCGACCTCTCCGCCGTCGCCTGCGACATCCGCGAGAACGCAGGCCCCGGGGGCAACATCACCGTCGCCTACCCCGCCGACCTGTTCGAGGACGGCTCCATGGCACAGATCCTCTCGTGCATCGCGGGGAACATCATGGGGATGAAGGCGGTCGACAGCATCCGGCTGGAGGACTGCAAGTGGCCGGAGACGCTCGTCGACGGCTTCCCGGGGCCGCAGTTCGGCTCGGCGGTCGCCCACGAGAAGCTCGACGCCGGGGACCGTCCCGTCCTCGCGACCGTCCCGAAGCCGAAGGTCGGCCTCTCCACCGACGCCCACGTCGACATCGCCGAGCAGGCCTGGCGCGGCGGCGTCGACCTCCTGAAGGACGACGAGAACCTCACCGACCAGTACTTCAACCCGTTCGAGGACCGTGTCGAACGGTCGCTCTCGGTCGCCCGCGAGCTCACCGAGGAGACCGGCGAGCGGAAGGACTACCTCGTCAACATCACCGCCGAGACGGACGAGATGGTCCGCCGCGCGGAGTTCGTCGCCGACCAGGGCGGCGGCTTCATCATGGTCGACGTCGTCACCGCGGGCTGGTCGGCCGTCCAGACGGTCCGGGAGGTCGCCGAGAAGCACGACCTCGCCATCCACGCCCACCGCGCGATGCACGCCGCCTTCGACCGGATGGACCATCACGGCGTCTCGATGCGCACGCTCGCACAGGTCGCCCGGCTCTGCGGCGTCGACCACATCCACACCGGGACCGCCGGCCTTGGCAAGCTGGAGAACGAGGACACGCCCGGCATCAACGCCTGGCTGAAGTCCGACCTCTACGGCATGACCGACGTGCTCCCGGTCGCCTCCGGTGGCCTGCACCCCGGCGTCGTCGACGCGCTCATCGACGCGCTGGGCACCGACATCGCCATCCAGGCCGGCGGCGGTATCCACGGCCACCCCGACGGTACCGAGGCCGGAGCCCGGGCGCTCCGGCAGTCCGTCGAGGCGTCGATGCAGGGCGTGTCGCTCGCGGACTACGCTGCCGACGGCAATCCGGAACTCGCCACGGCGCTGGACAAGTGGGGAGCGGAGACGCCGCGGTAG
- a CDS encoding HAD-IIA family hydrolase, translating into MTRFDGVVLDVDGTVLRGERALPGAPAAVRSLRAAGLATLFVTNNPTRPPASYADRLARAGVDATAEQVLTAGEVTADYLAGRHDGSALFVVGEDGLREQLRERDLRLTDDPDAADVVVASVDRKFHYDDLRDAYWALSGGDVPLVGTDPDRVVPAAERDVPGSGAIVNAVADVAECEPEAVLGKPHPATRGVALDRLGVPADRCLVVGDRPDTDIRFGADAGMTTVLVLSGVTDRAALARSDVEPDYVVDSLAAVPDLL; encoded by the coding sequence ATGACCCGTTTCGACGGCGTCGTGCTCGACGTCGATGGGACCGTCCTCCGCGGCGAGCGCGCCCTCCCCGGTGCGCCAGCGGCGGTCCGGTCGCTCCGGGCCGCCGGGCTCGCCACGCTCTTCGTCACGAACAACCCGACACGGCCACCGGCGAGCTACGCCGACCGGCTCGCCCGTGCCGGCGTCGACGCGACCGCCGAGCAGGTGCTCACCGCCGGCGAGGTGACCGCCGACTACCTCGCCGGGCGACACGACGGTTCGGCCCTGTTCGTCGTCGGCGAGGACGGTCTGAGGGAGCAGTTGCGCGAGCGGGACCTCCGGCTCACCGACGACCCCGACGCGGCCGACGTCGTCGTCGCCTCGGTCGACCGCAAGTTCCACTACGACGACCTGCGGGACGCGTACTGGGCGCTCTCCGGTGGCGACGTCCCCCTCGTCGGCACCGACCCGGACAGGGTCGTACCCGCGGCCGAGCGCGACGTCCCGGGCTCTGGCGCGATCGTCAACGCGGTCGCGGACGTCGCCGAGTGCGAACCGGAGGCCGTGCTCGGGAAGCCACACCCGGCCACCCGTGGGGTCGCCCTCGACCGGCTCGGCGTGCCCGCGGACCGCTGTCTCGTCGTCGGCGACCGCCCCGACACCGACATCAGGTTCGGTGCGGATGCCGGGATGACCACGGTGCTCGTGCTCTCCGGGGTCACGGACCGGGCCGCGCTCGCCCGGAGCGACGTCGAGCCGGACTACGTCGTCGACTCGCTGGCGGCCGTTCCCGACCTCCTCTGA
- a CDS encoding Gfo/Idh/MocA family protein: MDFGVLSTANIGRKAVIPGIRTAGHEVAAIASRSAERAETVAADLDIDRAHGSYDALLADEALDAVYVPLPNAHHDEWARKAADAGLDVLCEKPLAVDADEARALGDYCDDAGVTLMEAFMYRYHPKTERAAAVVAGELEDIRGAFATFQFPLRGRPDDIRLDPELAGGSLMDVGCYAVSVLRTLLGEPERVSARTLDTRDCGVDTHLAGTFEYDGATAQLSCSFDTQAEQRYRVEAENGWLEVDGAFNPSDAGEPQSITYQVDGRQVTETFEPVDQYAEQVRHFVDCVEHDRRPRTDADEAVANMAVIDALYESADTGEPVDLPTTQ, encoded by the coding sequence ATGGATTTCGGCGTACTCTCGACGGCGAACATCGGACGGAAGGCGGTGATTCCGGGTATCAGGACGGCGGGTCACGAGGTGGCCGCCATCGCCTCGCGCTCGGCCGAGCGTGCGGAGACGGTCGCGGCGGACCTCGACATCGACCGAGCGCACGGCAGCTACGATGCGCTCCTCGCCGACGAGGCGCTCGACGCGGTGTACGTCCCGCTGCCGAACGCTCACCACGACGAGTGGGCCCGGAAGGCTGCCGACGCGGGGCTCGACGTCCTCTGCGAGAAACCGCTGGCCGTCGACGCCGACGAGGCCCGCGCGCTCGGCGACTACTGCGACGACGCGGGTGTCACCCTGATGGAGGCGTTCATGTACCGCTACCACCCGAAGACCGAGCGTGCGGCGGCGGTCGTCGCCGGGGAACTCGAAGACATCCGCGGCGCGTTCGCCACCTTCCAGTTCCCGCTCCGGGGACGGCCGGACGACATCCGCCTCGACCCCGAACTCGCCGGGGGGTCGCTGATGGACGTGGGCTGCTACGCCGTCAGCGTGCTCCGGACGCTCCTCGGCGAGCCCGAACGTGTCAGCGCCCGAACGCTCGACACCCGCGACTGCGGCGTCGACACCCACCTCGCCGGCACGTTCGAGTACGACGGTGCGACCGCGCAGCTCTCCTGTAGCTTCGACACGCAGGCCGAACAGCGCTACCGCGTCGAGGCGGAGAACGGCTGGCTCGAGGTGGACGGCGCGTTCAACCCCTCGGACGCCGGCGAGCCGCAGTCCATCACCTATCAGGTCGACGGCCGGCAGGTCACCGAGACGTTCGAGCCCGTCGACCAGTACGCCGAGCAGGTGCGCCACTTCGTCGACTGCGTCGAGCACGACCGTCGGCCCCGCACCGACGCCGACGAGGCCGTCGCCAACATGGCCGTCATCGACGCGCTGTACGAGAGCGCCGACACTGGCGAGCCCGTCGACCTGCCGACCACTCAATAG